The following coding sequences are from one Osmia bicornis bicornis chromosome 2, iOsmBic2.1, whole genome shotgun sequence window:
- the LOC114876100 gene encoding sialin, giving the protein MEQLKNEKMENRRELITCRDVLWYLVFFGFAANYMMRINLNLTIVAMVLPRPKTTIIAQCNSESIQLLHNKTYDINSTFTTPSTIPIPYNVTYEDRFEWNEYQQGLALGAYYWLHWLSQLPGGLLARRYGTKLVYGLGNFFTALIGFFIPFITHYHLYALVFLRVLQGLAAGVIWPSMHNMTAKWIPPNERSRFVSSYLGSSVGAAVTYPLCAAVSNTFGWAAAFYVTSLVGVVWYVFWLFLVYDSPQQHPRISDKEKKYILDNLGDSVDEQETRIPWKSILTSRPVWVTIAANWSSGWGFLTLMTQAPSYFNFIHGWNINAVGMISGAPHLMRMIFSYYFSIMSDWLIRTKRMSLTNVRKLATFVSTGLLGVLILMLGFSGCQPTFAIIFMMAGITINGAVSASSFANFVDLSPNYASVLLGLCGLVVIWSGFISPAVVGVLTNNNQTISQWRSVFIIAAINSFAGTIIFLLFGTSKEQRWNKYGKVDEKMEQEMQKLTKATAIKCEEANEKMDANEKDKMIEQK; this is encoded by the exons ATGGAGCAGTTGAAGAACGAGAAAATGGAGAATA GAAGGGAATTGATAACATGCCGAGATGTACTCTGGTATCTGGTTTTCTTCGGCTTCGCCGCCAATTATATGATGAGGATCAACTTGAATTTGACGATAGTGGCGATGGTACTGCCGCGTCCAAAGACAACTATAATTGCACAATGCAATTCAGAATCCATCCAGCTATTACATAATAAAACGTACGACATTAACAGCACTTTTACAACACCTTCGACTATACCAATCCCATATAATGTTACG TACGAAGATCGATTTGAATGGAACGAATATCAGCAAGGTTTAGCTTTAGGAGCTTACTACTGGTTGCACTGGTTATCACAACTTCCTGGCGGACTATTGGCCAGACGTTATGGGACCAAACTTGTTTATGGCTTAGGAAATTTTTTCACAGCTTTAATCGGatttttcattccattcaTAACGCATTATCATCTCTATGCTCTTGTCTTCCTACGAGTTCTTCAGGGTCTGGCTGCT GGTGTAATTTGGCCTTCGATGCATAATATGACAGCGAAATGGATACCCCCAAATGAGAGAAGCCGATTCGTCAGTTCCTATTTGG GTAGCTCTGTTGGTGCTGCTGTAACTTATCCACTTTGCGCTGCTGTTAGTAACACGTTCGGTTGGGCTGCAGCTTTTTATGTAACATCATTAGTTGGTGTGGTTTG GTACGTTTTCTGGCTGTTCCTGGTGTACGATTCGCCCCAGCAACATCCCCGAATAAGTgacaaagaaaagaaatacattttGGATAATCTTGGGGATTCAGTCGACGAACAGGAGACCAGAATACCATGGAAATCCATACTGACATCGCGTCCTGTTTGGGTTACCATCGCTGCTAACTGGAGCAGTGGATGGGGTTTTCTTACTTTGATGACCCAAGCACCGTCctactttaattttattcatggATGGAACATCAATGCG GTTGGTATGATCTCTGGAGCTCCACATTTAATGAGAATGATCTtctcatattatttttcaattatgaGCGATTGGCTGATACGTACCAAGAGGATGAGCTTGACGAACGTTAGGAAACTGGCCACTTTTGTGTCCACGGGTCTTCTAGGAGTCCTCATCTTGATGTTGGGTTTCAGTGGATGCCAACCAACATTCGCTATAATCTTTATGATGGCAGGGATTACTATAAACGGTGCAGTTTCCGCTTCCAGTTTCGCAAACTTCGTTGATCTGAGCCCGAATTATGCTAGTGTTCTGCTTGGTTTATGCGGATTGGTGGTGATATGGAGTGGTTTCATTTCACCTGCAGTCGTTGGCGTTTTGACAAACAATAAC CAAACTATATCCCAGTGGCGTTCAGTTTTTATCATAGCAGCGATAAATTCGTTTGCTGGAACTATTATATTCTTGTTATTTGGAACATCAAAGGAACAACGGTGGAACAAATACGGGAAAGTCGACGAAAAAATGGAACAAGAAATGCAGAAATTGACGAAAGCAACTGCTATAAAATGCGAGGAAGCAAATGAAAAAATGGACGCAAACGAAAAAGATAAAATGATTGAACAGAAATGA